The Gemmata palustris genome includes a region encoding these proteins:
- a CDS encoding tyrosine-type recombinase/integrase, producing the protein MARTPKPWFRADRNAYFVTINGDRHNLGSDKAEADRLFHELMAVKDLPAPTVPTGPTTVEIFDKFLDWCEKHREKRTFEWYRDHIQDFLNFSPAVCRQPVADLKPFHVVEWADSHEDWGPAYRRGGIVAIQRPFNWGEKLGYIPATPIKHIEKPKPNRRENAVSPADWKKIKAHYPPGDPFALLLEFSWESGCRPQESKRIEARHVEFGRERVVFPAEEAKGKKRPRVIHLTPPARLILAVLVRDNPTGPVFLNEDGVPWTAQAMSCRFGRLKKHFGIKFAAYDFRHGFCERLLESGADHLTVAELLGHADGKMVATTYSHLHTADRHLRDTLKKASGDASA; encoded by the coding sequence GTGGCCCGCACTCCCAAGCCCTGGTTCCGGGCTGATCGCAACGCGTACTTCGTTACAATCAACGGCGACCGCCACAACCTCGGCTCCGATAAGGCCGAGGCGGATCGGCTCTTCCATGAGCTGATGGCGGTCAAAGACCTCCCCGCTCCCACAGTTCCAACCGGTCCCACCACCGTCGAAATCTTCGACAAGTTCCTCGACTGGTGCGAGAAGCACCGGGAGAAGCGGACCTTCGAGTGGTACCGCGACCACATCCAAGACTTCCTGAATTTCTCCCCCGCTGTCTGCCGCCAACCCGTGGCCGACCTGAAACCGTTCCACGTCGTCGAATGGGCGGATTCGCACGAGGATTGGGGACCGGCTTACCGGCGGGGCGGAATCGTTGCCATCCAACGGCCCTTTAACTGGGGCGAAAAACTCGGCTACATCCCGGCCACCCCAATTAAGCACATCGAAAAACCGAAGCCGAACCGCCGAGAGAATGCCGTCTCTCCCGCCGACTGGAAGAAGATCAAGGCCCACTACCCTCCCGGTGATCCCTTCGCCCTTCTGCTGGAGTTCTCGTGGGAGAGCGGGTGCCGCCCCCAGGAGTCGAAGCGGATCGAGGCCCGCCACGTCGAGTTCGGCCGCGAGCGGGTCGTGTTCCCGGCGGAAGAGGCCAAGGGCAAGAAGCGGCCCCGGGTGATCCACCTGACCCCACCCGCCCGATTGATTCTCGCCGTCCTGGTGCGCGACAACCCGACCGGCCCGGTGTTTTTAAACGAGGATGGCGTGCCGTGGACCGCTCAAGCGATGTCGTGTCGGTTCGGGCGACTCAAGAAGCACTTCGGGATCAAATTCGCAGCCTATGACTTCCGGCACGGTTTCTGTGAGCGGCTGCTGGAGAGCGGTGCTGACCACCTCACCGTCGCGGAGCTTCTCGGTCACGCGGACGGTAAAATGGTGGCGACCACGTACAGCCATTTGCACACCGCTGATCGCCACCTTCGGGACACGCTCAAGAAGGCATCTGGAGATGCTTCAGCGTGA